A part of Liolophura sinensis isolate JHLJ2023 chromosome 1, CUHK_Ljap_v2, whole genome shotgun sequence genomic DNA contains:
- the LOC135482274 gene encoding uncharacterized protein LOC135482274, with product MRGKGKDLPSPVDYPMVEADAPTTENGWDVANYDGFRATDYHMRKRAPKRDSPGSPSDSGASSTTEESSERKAKTPKKAHRRRKALSARDRNLRRLESNERERMRMHSLNDAFQELREVIPHVTMDRKLSKIETLTLAKNYIKALTNVVCEMRGEPQPYEFEASNENDNDNEDDEEDEDEDVDDVNNDHDDDESRPHELCRISKNVSGRGKTILYPRHYPADATTPCKITDERGGDDSMDFSAPSTGPGEDNCNVESNFSLDTNGNNPGSRHKRGKCKQKTKLNQECAITENGFTLDGVKTEKYNFE from the coding sequence ATGCGAGGCAAAGGCAAAGACCTTCCTTCCCCTGTGGATTACCCAATGGTAGAAGCGGACGCGCCTACCACGGAGAACGGATGGGATGTGGCTAACTACGACGGATTCAGGGCCACCGACTATCATATGCGCAAGCGCGCCCCAAAACGTGATTCTCCGGGATCCCCGTCCGATTCCGGGGCTAGTTCAACAACAGAAGAGTCGTCTGAGAGGAAGGCTAAGACCCCCAAGAAGGCTCACAGGCGACGGAAGGCCCTTTCGGCCCGCGACCGGAACCTGCGGCGTCTAGAGAGCAATGAACGCGAGAGAATGAGAATGCATTCACTGAACGACGCCTTCCAGGAGCTCCGTGAAGTTATACCACACGTAACAATGGACAGAAAACTGTCCAAAATTGAAACTCTTACTCTGGCTAAAAACTACATCAAAGCTTTAACAAATGTCGTGTGTGAAATGAGAGGGGAACCTCAGCCGTATGAGTTCGAAGCGTCCAATGAGAACGATAATGATAATGAAGACGATGAAGAGGACGAGGACGAAGATGTTGATGATGTCAACAATGACCATGACGACGACGAAAGCCGCCCGCACGAACTGTGCCGAATTTCAAAGAACGTGTCGGGAAGAGGGAAAACAATCCTGTACCCGCGCCATTACCCTGCAGACGCCACCACACCTTGTAAGATTACCGACGAACGTGGCGGAGATGATTCAATGGACTTCAGTGCGCCATCTACAGGCCCAGGGGAAGATAACTGCAATGTGGAATCCAACTTCAGTTTAGACACGAATGGAAATAACCCGGGATCTCGACACAAGAGGGGTAAGTGTAAACAGAAAACTAAACTTAATCAAGAATGTGCAATTACGGAAAATGGATTTACCCTGGACGGTGTGAAAACGGAGAAATACAATTTTGAGTAG